In a genomic window of Streptomyces pristinaespiralis:
- the rnc gene encoding ribonuclease III: protein MSESNKTDNASSHTLLEGRLGYQLESALLVRALTHRSYAYENGGLPTNERLEFLGDSVLGLVVTDTLYRTHPDLPEGQLAKLRAAVVNSRALAEVGRGLELGSFIRLGRGEEGTGGRDKASILADTLEAVIGAVYLDQGLDAASELVHRLFDPLIEKSSNLGAGLDWKTSLQELTAAEGLGVPEYLVTETGPDHEKTFTAAARVGGVSYGTGTGRSKKEAEQQAAESAWREIRADADRRLAAAKAAAESGAATDEGDADTPSEPAAADEPAAADEAAPADQPAPADRPAPADRASA, encoded by the coding sequence ATGTCTGAGTCCAACAAGACGGACAATGCCTCGTCCCACACGCTTCTGGAAGGGCGGCTCGGGTATCAGCTCGAGTCCGCCCTTCTGGTGCGCGCGCTGACCCACCGTTCGTACGCGTACGAGAACGGCGGTCTGCCCACCAACGAGCGGCTGGAGTTCCTCGGGGACTCCGTGCTCGGCCTGGTGGTCACCGACACGCTGTACCGCACCCACCCCGACCTGCCGGAAGGCCAGCTGGCCAAACTGCGGGCCGCTGTGGTCAATTCGCGTGCGCTGGCGGAGGTCGGGCGTGGCCTCGAACTCGGCTCCTTCATCCGGCTCGGCCGTGGCGAAGAGGGCACGGGGGGCCGGGACAAGGCATCCATCCTCGCCGACACCCTGGAAGCGGTGATCGGCGCGGTCTATCTCGACCAGGGCCTCGATGCGGCGTCCGAGCTGGTTCACCGGCTCTTCGACCCGCTCATCGAGAAGTCCTCGAACCTCGGTGCGGGCCTGGACTGGAAGACCAGTCTCCAGGAGCTCACCGCGGCAGAGGGTCTCGGTGTCCCGGAGTACCTGGTCACAGAGACCGGTCCTGACCACGAGAAGACCTTCACTGCTGCCGCCCGCGTCGGTGGTGTCTCGTACGGCACCGGCACCGGCCGCAGCAAGAAGGAAGCGGAGCAGCAGGCGGCGGAGTCCGCTTGGCGTGAGATCCGTGCCGATGCGGACCGGCGCCTGGCAGCGGCCAAGGCCGCCGCCGAGAGCGGGGCCGCCACGGACGAAGGGGACGCCGACACCCCTTCCGAACCGGCAGCCGCGGACGAACCGGCAGCCGCGGACGAGGCGGCACCGGCGGACCAGCCGGCGCCCGCGGACCGGCCGGCACCGGCGGACCGGGCTTCGGCCTGA
- the rpmF gene encoding 50S ribosomal protein L32, with product MAVPKRKMSRSNTRHRRSQWKAAVPTLVSCERCQEPKQQHIACPSCGTYNKRQVLEV from the coding sequence GTGGCTGTTCCGAAGCGGAAGATGTCGCGCAGCAACACGCGCCACCGCCGGTCGCAGTGGAAGGCTGCGGTCCCCACCCTGGTTTCGTGTGAGCGTTGCCAGGAGCCGAAGCAGCAGCACATCGCGTGCCCCAGCTGCGGCACCTACAACAAGCGCCAGGTCCTCGAGGTCTGA
- a CDS encoding YceD family protein, with the protein MFDTHELGRRPGALQRLSRTVDAPKDLGIADVIGVPEGAPVELDLRLESVMEGVLVTGTARATAEGECVRCLEPLHQEVAADFQEMFTYPDADDRGRSRTAEPADDEEDEDRLFLEDGLFDLEPVLRDAVVLALPMQPVCRETCEGLCSECGVRLDENPDHHHDAVDIRWAALQGLAETVQDGEKDNMGGAEAGVDEKQEK; encoded by the coding sequence GTGTTCGACACGCACGAGCTGGGACGGCGGCCGGGTGCGCTCCAGCGGCTCTCCCGCACGGTGGACGCTCCCAAGGACCTCGGCATCGCCGATGTCATCGGTGTGCCGGAAGGCGCACCCGTGGAGCTGGACCTCCGCCTCGAGTCCGTCATGGAAGGTGTGCTTGTCACAGGCACCGCCCGTGCGACCGCCGAGGGGGAGTGCGTAAGGTGTCTGGAGCCGCTGCACCAAGAGGTCGCGGCGGACTTCCAGGAGATGTTCACGTACCCCGACGCCGACGACAGGGGCCGCAGTCGCACTGCGGAGCCTGCCGACGACGAAGAGGACGAGGACAGGCTCTTTCTCGAGGACGGCCTTTTCGACCTCGAGCCCGTGCTGCGTGATGCGGTGGTGCTCGCACTGCCGATGCAGCCGGTGTGCCGGGAGACCTGTGAAGGTCTGTGCTCCGAGTGCGGGGTCAGGCTGGACGAGAACCCGGACCACCATCATGACGCCGTCGACATCCGTTGGGCGGCACTGCAGGGACTCGCCGAGACCGTTCAGGACGGCGAGAAGGACAACATGGGCGGCGCCGAAGCGGGCGTCGACGAGAAGCAGGAGAAGTAG